The following proteins are encoded in a genomic region of Candidatus Binatia bacterium:
- a CDS encoding vitamin B12-dependent ribonucleotide reductase, whose protein sequence is MTETSKKAGNGPARAREKGLRFPRVYTRAGVNPYDEVEWDLRTAAITNEHGKVVFEQKDVEFPKFWSQMATNVVASKYFRGQMGMPERERSVKQLIGRVATTIAGWGRAQGYFASEMDAQAFEDELTYLLLHQKASFNSPVWFNCGVETKPQCSACFINSVSDTMDGILTLAKTEGLLFKWGSGTGTNFSSLRSSKEHIKGGGKASGPVSFMKGFDAFAGVIKSGGRTRRAAKMVILDAEHPDIVEYIKCKAEEEKKAWTLIDSGYDSSLNGPAYASIFFQNSNNSVRVKDEFMQAVEKDRPWTTKAVVDGQPMDTYRARDLMGMICEAAHQCGDPGLQFDTTINDWHTCPNTARINASNPCSEYMFLDDSACNLASLNLMKFLREDKTFDAELYRHAAATMLTAQEIIVDNASYPTPKIEENSHNFRPLGLGYANLGALLMSWGIPYDSDQGRAVAAALTALIHGEAYRQSAQIAAEVTGPFPGYEKNREPMLRVIKKHWSAVDQIDSRAVPREIMDATRTVWQECWDLGVKHGYRNSQVTVIAPTGTIAFMMDCDTTGIEPDIALVKYKKLAGGGMLKIVNNTVPEALRRLGYGEDVVDRIVRFIDQHETIEGAPGLKDEHLPVFDCAFQAKNGTRSIHYMGHIRMMEAVQPFISGAISKTVNMPENATPQEIAEAYMAAWKGGLKAIAIYRDGSKRSQPLSTSKEDRGVGGKMKPSLEVVAGGAGQPKRHRLPDERRSITHKFSVAGHDGYLTVGMYEDGKPGEIFIVMAKGGSTLSGVMDSFATAVSLGLQHGVPLELYVNKFSHVRFEPHGFTKNPDIPIAKSIIDYLFRWLGIKFLGHVPASMSHEAAKEDPLEAHGVQPVSDNQLSLINGIHLGGSGQYDPPVEDTPFVSQTDAPPCTECGAIMVRRGACYSCLNCGATSGCS, encoded by the coding sequence ATGACGGAAACGAGCAAGAAGGCAGGAAACGGCCCGGCCAGGGCGAGGGAGAAGGGTCTTCGCTTCCCGCGCGTCTACACGCGCGCCGGGGTGAATCCCTACGACGAGGTCGAGTGGGACCTCCGCACCGCCGCGATCACCAACGAGCACGGCAAGGTCGTTTTCGAGCAGAAGGACGTCGAGTTTCCCAAGTTCTGGTCGCAGATGGCCACGAACGTGGTCGCCTCGAAGTACTTCCGCGGCCAGATGGGAATGCCCGAGCGGGAGCGCTCGGTGAAGCAGCTGATCGGCCGCGTGGCGACGACCATCGCGGGCTGGGGTCGCGCGCAGGGATACTTCGCGAGCGAGATGGACGCCCAGGCGTTCGAGGACGAGCTGACCTACCTCCTGCTGCACCAGAAGGCGTCCTTCAACTCTCCCGTCTGGTTCAACTGCGGCGTCGAGACCAAGCCGCAGTGCTCCGCCTGCTTCATCAACTCCGTGTCCGACACGATGGACGGGATCCTCACCCTCGCCAAGACGGAAGGGCTCCTGTTCAAGTGGGGCTCGGGGACCGGCACGAACTTCTCGTCGCTCCGCTCCTCGAAGGAGCACATCAAGGGCGGCGGCAAGGCCTCCGGACCGGTTTCGTTCATGAAGGGCTTCGACGCGTTCGCGGGCGTCATCAAGTCGGGCGGCCGCACGCGGCGCGCGGCGAAGATGGTCATCCTGGACGCCGAGCACCCCGACATCGTCGAGTACATCAAGTGCAAGGCCGAGGAGGAGAAGAAGGCCTGGACGCTCATCGACTCGGGCTACGACTCCTCGCTGAACGGCCCCGCCTACGCCTCGATCTTCTTCCAGAACTCGAACAACTCGGTCCGCGTGAAGGACGAGTTCATGCAGGCGGTGGAGAAGGACCGCCCCTGGACGACGAAGGCGGTCGTCGACGGCCAGCCCATGGACACCTACCGCGCGCGCGATCTCATGGGCATGATCTGCGAGGCCGCCCACCAGTGCGGCGACCCGGGGCTGCAGTTCGACACGACCATCAACGACTGGCACACCTGCCCGAACACGGCGCGGATCAACGCGTCGAATCCGTGCAGCGAGTACATGTTCCTCGACGATTCGGCGTGCAATCTGGCCTCGCTCAATCTCATGAAGTTCCTGCGCGAGGACAAGACGTTCGACGCGGAGCTCTACCGGCACGCGGCGGCCACGATGCTCACCGCGCAGGAGATCATCGTCGACAACGCCTCCTACCCCACGCCGAAGATCGAGGAGAACAGCCACAACTTCCGCCCGCTCGGCCTGGGCTACGCGAACCTGGGTGCCCTGCTCATGTCCTGGGGCATTCCCTACGACAGCGATCAGGGGCGCGCCGTCGCCGCCGCGCTGACCGCGCTCATCCACGGCGAAGCCTACCGGCAGAGCGCGCAGATCGCCGCGGAAGTCACCGGCCCCTTCCCCGGCTACGAGAAGAACCGCGAGCCGATGCTCCGCGTGATCAAGAAACACTGGTCCGCGGTGGACCAGATCGATTCGCGCGCGGTGCCGCGCGAGATCATGGACGCCACCCGCACGGTCTGGCAGGAGTGCTGGGACCTGGGCGTGAAGCACGGCTACCGCAACTCGCAGGTCACGGTGATCGCGCCCACCGGCACGATCGCCTTCATGATGGATTGCGACACGACGGGAATCGAGCCGGACATCGCGCTGGTGAAGTACAAGAAGCTCGCCGGCGGCGGGATGCTCAAGATCGTGAACAACACGGTGCCCGAGGCGCTGCGTCGTCTCGGTTACGGGGAGGACGTGGTGGATCGGATCGTGCGGTTCATCGACCAGCACGAGACGATCGAGGGAGCACCGGGGCTCAAGGATGAGCACCTCCCCGTTTTTGACTGCGCGTTCCAGGCCAAGAACGGCACCCGCTCCATCCACTACATGGGCCACATCCGGATGATGGAGGCGGTCCAGCCGTTCATCTCGGGCGCCATCTCCAAGACGGTGAACATGCCGGAGAACGCCACCCCGCAGGAGATCGCCGAGGCGTACATGGCGGCGTGGAAGGGCGGCCTCAAGGCGATCGCCATCTACCGCGACGGCTCGAAGCGGAGCCAGCCGCTCTCGACCAGCAAGGAGGATCGCGGCGTGGGCGGCAAGATGAAGCCCTCGCTGGAGGTCGTGGCGGGCGGAGCGGGTCAGCCGAAGCGGCACCGGCTTCCGGACGAGCGCCGTTCCATCACGCACAAGTTCTCGGTGGCGGGACACGACGGATATCTCACGGTCGGCATGTACGAAGACGGCAAGCCGGGCGAGATCTTCATCGTGATGGCCAAGGGAGGCAGCACCCTCTCGGGCGTCATGGACTCCTTCGCCACCGCCGTCTCGCTGGGCCTGCAGCACGGCGTGCCGCTCGAGCTTTACGTGAACAAGTTCTCCCACGTGCGGTTCGAGCCGCACGGCTTCACCAAGAACCCCGACATCCCGATCGCGAAATCGATCATCGACTATCTCTTCCGCTGGCTCGGGATCAAGTTCCTCGGGCACGTGCCGGCCTCGATGTCGCACGAGGCGGCGAAGGAGGATCCGCTGGAAGCCCACGGCGTCCAGCCGGTCTCCGACAACCAGCTCTCGCTGATCAACGGGATCCACCTGGGAGGAAGCGGACAGTACGACCCGCCGGTCGAGGACACGCCGTTCGTGTCGCAGACCGACGCCCCTCCCTGCACCGAGTGCGGCGCGATCATGGTGCGGCGGGGCGCATGCTATTCCTGCCTGAACTGCGGCGCCACGAGCGGATGTAGTTAA